Genomic DNA from Pseudomonas helmanticensis:
TCCTCGGCCAGGGCGCCGCCAATCACACGATGATCAGCGGCGCCAATGGCCGTCGCGAGCAAGACACTCAGCAATGGCTCGAAGCCTTCGCCCTCGCCACCCGCCGCGCGTTGCTGGCGGCGAATGTCGACGGCCAGTCGATCCTCGGCATCGGCGTCTCCGGTCAGCAACATGGTCTGGTATTGCTTGATGATCAAGGTCAGGTGCTGCGCCCGGCCAAGCTCTGGTGCGACACCGAATCCAGCGCCGAAAACGACCGTTTACTCAACCATCTGGGCGGCGAAAAAGGCTCGCTGGAACGCCTCGGCGTGGTCATCGCGCCGGGCTACACCGTGTCGAAACTGCTGTGGACCAAGGAGCAACATCCGGAGGTTTTCTCGCGCATCGCGAAAATCCTCCTGCCCCACGATTACCTGAATTTCTGGCTCACCGGACGCAGTTGCAGCGAGTACGGCGACGCCTCCGGCACCGGCTACTTCAACGTGCGCAGCCGCCAGTGGGACTTGCAGTTGCTGCGCGATATCGACGCCAGCGGGCGTCTGCAAGCCGCGTTGCCGGAACTGATCGACGCCCACGAAGCCGTCGGCACCATCCTGCCGTCGATTGCCGAACAACTGGGCATCAACCCCAACGCATTGGTGGCAAGCGGCGGCGGCGACAACATGATGGGCGCGATCGGCACCGGCAATATTCAGCCCGGCGCAATCACCATGAGCCTCGGTTCCTCCGGCACGGTGTACGCCTATTCCGAAGTGCCAAAAGTCAGCTCGGACGCCTCGGTCGCCACGTTCTGCTCCTCCAGCGGCGGCTGGCTGCCGTTGATCTGCACGATGAACCTGACCAACGCCACTGGCGCAATTCGTGACCTGTTCAAGCTCGACCTGGAACAGTTCAACGAACTCATCGCGCAAGCGCCGATTGGCGCCGAGGGCGTGTGCATGCTGCCGTTCTTCAATGGTGAACGCGTCCCCGCCCTGCCCCACGCGACCGGCAGCCTGCACGGCTTGACCCTCGACAACCTGACCGAGGCCAATCTGTGCCGCGCTGCCGTCGAGGGCACCACCTTCGGTTTGCGTTACGGACTGGATTTGCTGCGCCAGAATGGTTTACAAAGCCGCAGCATCTGCCTGATCGGCGGCGGTTCGAAAAGTGCGGTGTGGCGGCAGATCGTCGCCGACATCATGAACACCCCGGTGATCTGCACCGAACAAAGCGAAGCCGCTGC
This window encodes:
- the xylB gene encoding xylulokinase, whose protein sequence is MTTQQLFLGIDCGTQGTKAIILDAASGQVLGQGAANHTMISGANGRREQDTQQWLEAFALATRRALLAANVDGQSILGIGVSGQQHGLVLLDDQGQVLRPAKLWCDTESSAENDRLLNHLGGEKGSLERLGVVIAPGYTVSKLLWTKEQHPEVFSRIAKILLPHDYLNFWLTGRSCSEYGDASGTGYFNVRSRQWDLQLLRDIDASGRLQAALPELIDAHEAVGTILPSIAEQLGINPNALVASGGGDNMMGAIGTGNIQPGAITMSLGSSGTVYAYSEVPKVSSDASVATFCSSSGGWLPLICTMNLTNATGAIRDLFKLDLEQFNELIAQAPIGAEGVCMLPFFNGERVPALPHATGSLHGLTLDNLTEANLCRAAVEGTTFGLRYGLDLLRQNGLQSRSICLIGGGSKSAVWRQIVADIMNTPVICTEQSEAAALGAAIQAAWCKSWSNGHEDTLADLCQRCVKLDLSSETLPVAKNSAAFQQAYERYQQHVATL